The Dasypus novemcinctus isolate mDasNov1 chromosome 12, mDasNov1.1.hap2, whole genome shotgun sequence genome includes a window with the following:
- the LALBA gene encoding alpha-lactalbumin has translation MMSYLPLLLVGILFPVIQASQLTKCELPQKLKDIDGYRNVTLPEWICTTFHISGFDTQTIVNNNDSIEYGLFQISNKCWCRDDQNPLSKNICNTTCNKFLDDDLTDDIMCVKKILDIEGIGYWSAHKALCSDKLEQWLCKTS, from the exons ATGATGTCTTACCTCCCTTTGCTTCTGGTGGGCATCCTGTTCCCTGTCATTCAGGCCAGCCAATTGACAAAATGTGAACTGCCCCAGAAGCTGAAAGACATAGATGGCTATCGAAACGTCACTTTGCCGGAAT GGATCTGTACCACATTTCATATCAGTGGTTTTGACACACAAACCATAGTCAATAACAATGACAGCATAGAATATGGACTCTTCCAGATCAGTAATAAATGTTGGTGCAGGGACGACCAGAACCCTCTGTCAAAGAACATCTGTAACACCACCTGTAACA AGTTCCTGGATGATGACCTTACTGATGACATCATGTGTGTCAAGAAGATCCTGGATATTGAAGGAATTGGCTACTG GTCAGCCCATAAAGCACTTTGCTCTGACAAGCTGGAACAGTGGCTCTGCAAGACGTCGTGA
- the OR5BS1 gene encoding olfactory receptor family 5 subfamily BS member 1 codes for MEVNNITTITEFVLLGLSDNPHIQVLLSGLFLVIYLLIIIGNLLVLLVIRTHSHLHTPMYFFLSHLSCLDAFYSSVIVPKLLENLLSKWKTISLLECFTQIFLVIFSGATETCILSVMAYDRFQAVCHPLLYVVAMNRRVCIGLVGASWAIGMGTGLMNTLLLAQQDFCGPNLILSFACELPPVLMLACSDPHTSIVAILTTMVVLGLGTLVVLLGSYTRIIMTALGINSAKGRSKIFSTCSSHFLVVTIFYGSAFFRYLTPVSGSVLEQVLSVQYSVVTPLLNPLIYSLKNQEVKAALRRMLARKSRLTF; via the exons ATGGAAGTTAACAACATAACCACAATCACTGAATTTGTTCTCCTGGGACTATCCGACAATCCTCATATCCAGGTACTTCTTTCCGGGTTGTTCCTGGTGATTTATCTCTTGATCATCATAGGAAACCTTCTGGTGCTGCTGGTGATCAGAACTCATTCCCATCTCCACactcccatgtacttcttcctgagTCATCTCTCCTGCCTGGATGCTTTCTATTCCTCCGTCATTGTGCCAAAACTGCTGGAGAACCTTCTTTCTAAGTGGAAGACCATATCCCTCCTTGAATGTTTCACCCAGATCTTCTTGGTTATCTTCTCTGGGGCCACTGAAACTTGCATCCTTTCTGTCATGGCCTATGACCGGTTCCAGGCTGTGTGTCACCCCCTGTTGTATGTGGTGGCTATGAACAGGAGGGTGTGCATTGGCCTGGTGGGGGCATCCTGGGCCATCGGCATGGGGACTGGCCTGATGAACACTCTCCTCCTAGCTCAGCAGGACTTCTGTGGTCCCAACCTCATCCTCAGTTTTGCCTGCGAGCTTCCCCCAGTGCTCATGTTGGCCTGTTCTGACCCTCACACTAGCATTGTCGCCATCCTGACCACCATGGTGGTCCttggtcttggcacccttgtcgtGTTGCTGGGTTCCTATACCCGCATCATCATGACAGCACTGGGAATTAACTCTGCCAAGGGTCGGAGCAAGATCTTCTCCACTTGCTCTTCTCATTTCCTCGTGGTCACCATCTTCTATGGTTCAGCATTTTTCAG GTACTTGACTCCAGTATCTGGCTCAGTCTTAGAGCAAGTGCTCTCTGTGCAGTACAGTGTGGTGACCCCATTGTTgaatcccctcatctacagtctGAAGAACCAGGAGGTGAAAGCGGCTCTGAGGAGGATGCTGGCCAGGAAGTCCAGGCTAACCTTCTAA